The following coding sequences lie in one Leptospira inadai serovar Lyme str. 10 genomic window:
- a CDS encoding adenylate/guanylate cyclase domain-containing protein — protein sequence MAPKIFDTFSDTLESEILQSERIRSKILLLVFLTTMTIWIFLAIFVREKFNESIGLSFPFEVVIGILFFGNIYEFVILKLLNYWAKRGKLLPLFPRFGNAFVETSLPAAILLILVNGSESPIIVLNSPLSNLFFTFILLSVLRMEFGLSLFTGLVAGIEFLVIGWTYNPTAPFENDFDYAFFYSKIPIIMRSVIFIVSGIIAGLVGIRLRNTLRNSYKLLEERNQIVGMFGQYVSPSVVDRLMSQKAEGISESREVCVMFLDIRNFTKFSEKKSPTEVITYLNTLFEDMIDIVNKNNGIINKFLGDGFMAVFGAPLSDPGKDVQNAVKAALEIIEKVAELNQAQRIPETKIGIGLHSGEAMTGNVGSSQRKEYTIIGDTVNLASRVEQLNKDYGTELLVTDSVYEQIKHYMQAESLPPVKVKGRDKEVLIYRLT from the coding sequence ATGGCACCCAAAATTTTCGATACCTTCTCGGATACTCTAGAATCGGAAATCCTCCAGAGTGAAAGAATCAGAAGTAAAATCTTATTACTGGTTTTTCTTACGACGATGACGATCTGGATATTCCTTGCGATTTTCGTTCGGGAAAAATTCAACGAGAGTATCGGCCTGTCCTTCCCGTTCGAGGTCGTGATCGGGATTCTTTTTTTCGGAAATATTTACGAGTTCGTAATATTAAAGCTGTTGAATTACTGGGCAAAGCGCGGTAAACTCCTCCCGCTCTTTCCCCGCTTCGGAAACGCATTCGTTGAAACTTCTCTTCCGGCGGCGATCCTACTCATATTAGTGAACGGTTCCGAATCGCCGATCATAGTCCTGAATTCTCCTCTTTCCAATCTGTTTTTCACGTTTATCCTTCTCTCGGTCCTCCGAATGGAATTCGGATTATCGTTGTTTACCGGGCTCGTCGCAGGCATAGAATTTCTCGTTATAGGCTGGACTTACAATCCGACTGCACCGTTTGAAAACGATTTCGATTACGCTTTCTTCTATTCTAAAATTCCGATCATAATGCGCTCCGTAATCTTCATCGTATCCGGAATTATAGCTGGCCTGGTCGGTATCAGACTACGAAATACATTACGGAATTCTTATAAACTATTGGAAGAAAGAAATCAGATCGTAGGAATGTTCGGACAATATGTTTCGCCGTCGGTCGTAGATCGACTGATGAGCCAAAAAGCGGAGGGGATCTCCGAAAGTCGCGAAGTCTGCGTAATGTTTTTGGATATCAGAAACTTTACGAAATTTTCCGAGAAAAAAAGTCCCACGGAAGTGATTACTTATTTAAATACCCTTTTCGAGGATATGATCGATATCGTGAACAAGAATAATGGAATCATTAATAAGTTTTTGGGAGACGGGTTCATGGCCGTTTTTGGAGCTCCCTTATCCGACCCGGGCAAAGATGTTCAAAACGCGGTTAAAGCCGCCTTGGAAATTATCGAAAAGGTAGCCGAGTTGAATCAAGCGCAAAGAATTCCGGAAACAAAAATCGGAATCGGTTTGCATTCCGGAGAAGCGATGACCGGAAACGTCGGCTCTTCCCAACGCAAAGAATACACGATAATCGGAGATACGGTGAATCTCGCCTCCCGGGTCGAACAACTGAACAAAGATTATGGAACCGAACTTCTCGTAACGGATTCGGTGTACGAGCAAATAAAACATTATATGCAGGCGGAAAGTTTACCGCCCGTAAAAGTAAAGGGACGGGACAAAGAGGTGCTGATTTATCGTCTAACGTGA
- a CDS encoding DUF4395 domain-containing protein, translating to MIQIGNFPDTVNEVTARTVACLVVILAVATIWTQSVWLAAALTYGFLARVLYGPRFSLFARLAIHVFVPLMGFAAKNVPGPPKRFAQFVGAFFSGTALTFLLFGQIQAFQIVLGILVLFASLESFVGFCTGCFVFGYLMKWGVIPQEVCEKCNNLTFVSKN from the coding sequence ATGATTCAAATCGGAAATTTTCCGGATACAGTCAACGAGGTAACTGCTAGGACGGTTGCCTGCCTAGTCGTTATTCTTGCCGTGGCAACCATTTGGACTCAGTCCGTTTGGTTGGCGGCGGCTTTAACGTACGGATTTTTGGCTCGCGTTTTATACGGACCGAGATTTTCACTCTTCGCTAGATTGGCGATTCACGTTTTCGTACCTCTTATGGGTTTTGCGGCCAAGAACGTCCCCGGTCCTCCGAAACGCTTTGCCCAATTTGTGGGCGCTTTCTTTAGCGGGACGGCTTTAACATTTTTGCTTTTCGGGCAAATCCAGGCCTTCCAGATTGTACTCGGAATTCTCGTCCTTTTTGCAAGTTTGGAGAGTTTCGTCGGATTCTGTACAGGCTGCTTCGTTTTCGGCTATTTGATGAAGTGGGGAGTGATTCCACAAGAAGTTTGTGAAAAATGCAACAATCTTACGTTTGTTTCGAAAAATTAA
- a CDS encoding arsenosugar biosynthesis-associated peroxidase-like protein → MAQENTYYKPEDLKKFGNIGEFEPDLAKKFFDYYGAVFADGALSAREKSLIALAVAHVVQCPYCIDAYTTDTLEKGVTEEQIWEAIHVGAAIRGGATLVHSVQALNKVKELSI, encoded by the coding sequence ATGGCACAAGAGAATACCTACTATAAACCCGAAGACTTAAAGAAATTCGGAAACATAGGAGAGTTTGAACCGGATCTGGCTAAGAAGTTCTTCGATTATTACGGAGCCGTGTTCGCCGACGGAGCGTTAAGCGCTAGGGAAAAATCTCTGATCGCTCTTGCGGTCGCGCATGTCGTTCAATGTCCGTATTGTATCGACGCGTATACTACCGATACGCTTGAAAAAGGGGTTACGGAAGAACAAATTTGGGAAGCGATTCATGTCGGTGCGGCGATTCGGGGCGGAGCGACTTTGGTTCATAGCGTTCAAGCATTAAATAAAGTGAAAGAACTTAGCATCTGA
- the arsS gene encoding arsenosugar biosynthesis radical SAM (seleno)protein ArsS (Some members of this family are selenoproteins.), with protein sequence MKSLLARGSDLASSQEQLKILSEISERRSFPLFRQKLSESGLFPLKPIGTDILQINVGKLCNQTCKHCHVDAGPDRKEVMSKETMQECLDVLVSSDISVLDITGGAPEMNPNFRWLVEEAGKLGKRTLVRCNLTILLAGEKYKDLPEFFAKHSVEVVSSLPYFQKRRTDAQRGEGVFDKSIAALRRLNAVGYGRPNSGLVLNLVYNPAGAFLPGGQSTLEGDFKKELRTQFGIEFNSLFTITNMPISRYLEYLLESGNLEGYLEKLITSYNPAAASGVMCRNTLSVGWDGSLYDCDFNQMLDLKVEGPVQKISDFNQETLIDRRIRLDQHCFGCTAGSGSSCGGSIAEDR encoded by the coding sequence ATGAAATCCTTACTAGCAAGGGGAAGCGATCTTGCTTCCTCGCAGGAACAACTTAAAATTCTTTCGGAAATATCGGAACGACGATCGTTTCCCTTATTTCGGCAAAAACTTTCCGAAAGCGGCTTATTTCCCTTAAAGCCGATCGGAACCGACATCCTACAAATTAACGTCGGAAAACTCTGCAATCAAACTTGTAAGCATTGTCATGTCGACGCGGGACCGGATCGTAAAGAAGTCATGTCCAAAGAGACTATGCAGGAATGCTTGGATGTACTCGTGTCGTCCGATATTTCCGTTTTGGATATCACCGGAGGAGCTCCCGAGATGAATCCGAATTTTCGGTGGTTGGTAGAGGAGGCCGGCAAGCTGGGAAAAAGAACCTTGGTTCGATGCAACCTAACCATTCTGCTTGCGGGGGAGAAGTATAAGGATCTTCCGGAATTTTTTGCAAAGCATTCGGTGGAGGTCGTTTCGAGTCTTCCCTATTTTCAAAAACGAAGGACGGATGCGCAGAGAGGGGAAGGGGTCTTCGACAAATCCATAGCGGCCCTGCGACGATTGAATGCGGTCGGATATGGACGACCGAATTCCGGCTTGGTTTTGAATTTGGTGTACAATCCGGCAGGTGCATTTTTACCGGGAGGTCAATCCACTCTCGAGGGAGACTTTAAGAAAGAATTGAGAACCCAGTTCGGAATCGAATTCAATTCTTTATTTACGATCACCAATATGCCGATCAGTCGGTATTTGGAGTATTTATTGGAAAGCGGGAATCTCGAGGGCTATCTGGAAAAACTGATCACTTCGTATAATCCGGCTGCCGCCTCCGGAGTGATGTGCAGAAATACTTTGAGCGTAGGCTGGGACGGAAGTCTTTACGATTGCGATTTTAATCAAATGTTGGATCTGAAAGTGGAGGGTCCCGTTCAAAAGATTTCCGACTTTAACCAAGAAACTTTAATCGATCGTCGCATTCGACTTGATCAACATTGTTTCGGTTGTACTGCTGGCAGCGGTTCCTCCTGCGGCGGTTCTATAGCAGAAGACAGATGA
- the kdpF gene encoding K(+)-transporting ATPase subunit F: protein MSYPFLIVVVFGLVVYLTYAIVRPERF from the coding sequence TTGTCCTATCCGTTTTTAATTGTAGTCGTATTCGGTTTAGTCGTCTATCTGACATACGCAATCGTTAGGCCAGAAAGGTTTTAG
- the kdpA gene encoding potassium-transporting ATPase subunit KdpA: protein MNGNDSVFYFLYFAVLFLVSPWLGLFIAKVLDGEFPKFLKPVVAFENLIYKVTGVDPNKSASPKVYALEILGLSLLALGVVTLGLRFQEFLPWNPEGKAGLNWDLAWNTSVSFVTNTNWQAYSGEASLSYGSQMLLLGVQNFVSAAVGIAILAAMARGILGASPAGIGNFFVDLTRSTLYILLPLSILFAIAFVAQGVVMDFSAYVGSTSLEGVDSRIPLGPAASQIAIKQLGTNGGGFFGVNSAHPFENPTPFSNWLESLLILLIPASLPFAFGKWAKSWKAGVSLFIAMLLLFAGSMILSFWSEIFHSSQGFWPNWEGKEIRFGIAQSVLWEMATTAASNGSVNSMHDSFSPLSGGAAVWNILLGEIVFGGVGVGLAGMLFYVILTVFLAGLMVGRTPEYFGKKIESREVKYALFGALAPGVCILLFTALASSYEFGLSSRANQGPHGLTEILYAFASASGNNGSAFAGLNANTQFYNFALSFCMLLGRFAVIWPAIGLAGALMSKKKAPAGEGTFSTDGALFVLLLVSVIGLVGALTFLPVLVLGPGVEFLLQGTGRTF from the coding sequence ATGAATGGAAATGATTCGGTTTTTTACTTTCTTTACTTTGCGGTCCTTTTTTTGGTTTCACCGTGGTTAGGTTTATTCATCGCCAAAGTACTGGATGGAGAATTTCCTAAATTCCTGAAACCGGTCGTAGCTTTCGAGAATCTCATCTATAAAGTGACCGGCGTTGATCCGAACAAATCGGCTTCTCCCAAAGTTTATGCTTTGGAAATATTGGGTCTTAGTCTCCTCGCTCTTGGCGTGGTCACATTAGGATTAAGATTTCAGGAATTCCTTCCCTGGAACCCCGAGGGAAAAGCCGGCTTGAATTGGGATCTCGCTTGGAATACGAGCGTAAGTTTTGTTACGAATACGAACTGGCAGGCTTATTCCGGCGAAGCGAGCCTTTCTTACGGAAGCCAAATGCTTTTATTAGGAGTCCAGAACTTCGTGAGTGCAGCGGTCGGAATCGCCATCCTTGCCGCGATGGCCAGAGGTATCTTAGGAGCTTCTCCGGCCGGTATCGGTAATTTCTTCGTCGATCTGACAAGATCCACGCTGTATATTCTTCTTCCTCTTTCGATTCTGTTCGCGATCGCATTCGTTGCACAAGGTGTTGTGATGGATTTCTCAGCCTACGTAGGATCGACTTCGTTAGAAGGAGTCGATTCCCGAATCCCTCTCGGACCGGCGGCTTCTCAAATCGCGATCAAGCAATTGGGAACGAACGGAGGGGGTTTTTTCGGAGTGAATTCAGCGCATCCGTTCGAGAATCCCACGCCGTTTTCCAATTGGCTGGAATCTTTATTGATCCTTTTAATTCCGGCCTCTCTTCCGTTCGCTTTCGGAAAATGGGCCAAATCTTGGAAAGCCGGCGTCTCTCTTTTTATAGCGATGCTTTTGCTGTTTGCAGGAAGTATGATTCTCTCCTTCTGGTCGGAAATCTTTCATTCATCCCAAGGCTTTTGGCCTAATTGGGAAGGAAAAGAAATCCGTTTCGGGATTGCCCAAAGCGTACTTTGGGAAATGGCGACGACTGCGGCCTCCAACGGTTCGGTTAACTCGATGCATGATAGCTTCTCTCCGTTAAGCGGAGGCGCCGCCGTTTGGAACATTCTATTAGGAGAAATCGTCTTCGGAGGCGTCGGAGTCGGGCTTGCCGGGATGTTATTCTACGTGATTCTGACCGTCTTCCTTGCCGGACTAATGGTAGGTAGAACTCCGGAATATTTCGGAAAGAAAATAGAATCGCGAGAGGTAAAATATGCCCTCTTCGGAGCCTTGGCACCGGGAGTCTGCATCTTGTTATTTACGGCACTCGCTTCCTCGTACGAGTTCGGGCTTTCTTCCAGAGCAAACCAAGGACCGCATGGCTTAACGGAAATATTATATGCTTTCGCTTCAGCCTCGGGTAATAACGGCTCCGCATTCGCGGGATTGAATGCGAATACGCAATTCTATAATTTCGCGCTATCCTTTTGCATGCTTCTCGGAAGATTCGCCGTGATTTGGCCCGCAATCGGACTAGCGGGTGCCTTAATGAGCAAGAAAAAAGCGCCGGCAGGAGAAGGTACCTTCTCGACCGACGGTGCGTTATTCGTGCTTTTACTCGTATCCGTAATCGGTTTAGTGGGAGCCTTAACGTTCCTACCGGTGTTAGTTCTCGGTCCTGGAGTGGAATTTCTGCTGCAAGGAACGGGGAGGACTTTTTAA
- the kdpB gene encoding potassium-transporting ATPase subunit KdpB encodes MTTKKNTSFFGDSALLFRAIGDSFIKLDPRTQWKNPVMFMVYLGAILTTSELFISSIERGFAIQISVWLWATVLFANFAEALAEGRGKARAESLRKTRRETQARRLVGNVESRVPASTLRTGDRVICEAGETIPGDGEVVEGIASVDESAITGESAPVIRESGGDRSAVTAGTKVLSDRIIIEITTDPGKTFIDKMIALVEGAARQKTPNEIALSILLAALSLVFLLAVATIVPIVQYSVREGGGEAGLSNSLPALVGFLVCLIPTTIGGLLSAIGISGMDRLIRRNVIAKSGRAIEAAGDIDVLLLDKTGTITFGNRMATRFLPAPGVGEERLANAAQLASLSDETPEGRSIVVLAKERFAIRGRNLAELGGDFVPFTAKTKMSGVDFKNTTDGKGRPNIRKGSADAIRNYVIGLGGEFPDEIVRIVEDIAKEGATPLVVSEGREILGVVHLKDVVKGGIRERFARLRTMGIRTVMITGDNPLTAAAIAAEAGVDDFIAEATPESKLKRIREEQASGKLVAMIGDGTNDAPALAQADVGVAMNTGTQTAREAGNMIDLDSNPTKLIEIVEIGKQLLMTRGSLTTFSVANDVSKYFVILPAIFASLYPVAGKGGLGVLNFLGLGSPMSAVLSAVIFNALILVFLVPLALRGVEYRPLGADTVLARNVFIYGFGGIILPFFGIKLIDVVLNYVQGWFV; translated from the coding sequence ATGACTACTAAAAAGAATACTTCTTTTTTCGGTGATTCGGCCCTGCTTTTCAGGGCTATCGGTGATTCGTTTATCAAATTGGATCCAAGAACCCAATGGAAAAATCCGGTTATGTTCATGGTTTATCTTGGAGCGATCCTGACCACGAGCGAACTTTTCATTTCCTCCATTGAAAGAGGTTTTGCGATTCAAATTTCCGTTTGGCTTTGGGCCACCGTTCTATTCGCAAACTTTGCGGAAGCGTTGGCCGAAGGTAGAGGGAAAGCGAGAGCCGAATCTTTACGTAAAACTAGACGGGAAACGCAGGCTAGACGGCTTGTTGGAAACGTCGAGTCTCGTGTCCCCGCCTCGACCCTTAGGACCGGCGATCGAGTTATCTGCGAGGCCGGTGAAACCATTCCGGGTGACGGAGAAGTCGTGGAAGGAATCGCATCGGTCGACGAGTCCGCGATCACCGGAGAATCCGCCCCAGTAATACGGGAATCCGGAGGAGATCGATCCGCAGTTACCGCAGGAACAAAGGTACTTAGCGACAGGATCATCATCGAAATTACGACTGATCCTGGAAAGACGTTCATCGATAAGATGATAGCACTTGTGGAGGGTGCCGCTCGTCAAAAGACTCCGAACGAAATCGCGCTTTCGATTCTGCTCGCCGCTCTCTCTCTCGTATTCCTGTTAGCCGTGGCGACCATCGTTCCTATCGTTCAATACAGCGTAAGGGAAGGAGGCGGAGAGGCAGGGTTGTCCAACTCCTTACCTGCGTTAGTCGGCTTTCTCGTCTGCTTAATTCCGACTACGATCGGCGGACTTTTATCCGCGATCGGAATCAGCGGAATGGATCGCCTGATTCGAAGAAACGTTATCGCGAAATCGGGCAGAGCTATAGAAGCAGCCGGTGATATCGACGTCCTTCTTTTGGATAAGACCGGAACGATAACCTTCGGAAACAGAATGGCGACTCGATTTCTGCCGGCTCCCGGCGTAGGCGAGGAACGTTTAGCCAATGCGGCGCAGCTGGCTTCTCTCTCGGACGAAACGCCAGAAGGAAGATCTATCGTCGTCTTAGCCAAGGAGAGGTTCGCAATTCGAGGAAGAAACCTCGCCGAACTGGGAGGGGATTTTGTTCCTTTTACCGCCAAAACGAAGATGAGCGGTGTCGACTTTAAGAATACCACGGATGGAAAGGGGCGTCCCAATATCAGAAAAGGATCCGCCGATGCGATTCGTAATTATGTGATCGGTCTCGGAGGTGAATTCCCCGATGAAATCGTCCGCATCGTGGAGGATATCGCTAAAGAGGGTGCGACTCCTTTGGTCGTGTCGGAAGGACGCGAAATTCTAGGTGTAGTTCATTTAAAGGACGTTGTTAAAGGTGGAATCCGAGAACGCTTCGCCCGACTGAGAACCATGGGAATCAGAACGGTCATGATCACGGGCGACAATCCTTTAACCGCCGCCGCAATCGCCGCGGAGGCGGGAGTGGACGATTTTATCGCGGAAGCGACTCCCGAAAGTAAATTGAAACGAATTCGCGAGGAGCAGGCTTCCGGAAAACTGGTCGCCATGATCGGAGACGGAACGAACGACGCTCCGGCGCTGGCTCAGGCGGACGTCGGCGTTGCGATGAACACTGGAACTCAAACCGCGAGAGAAGCCGGAAACATGATCGACCTGGACAGTAATCCGACGAAACTGATCGAGATCGTCGAAATCGGAAAGCAACTCCTGATGACCCGAGGATCTCTCACCACTTTCAGCGTTGCAAACGACGTATCCAAATACTTCGTAATCCTGCCCGCTATTTTTGCGAGTCTATATCCGGTTGCGGGAAAAGGAGGACTTGGCGTTTTGAACTTCTTAGGTTTGGGAAGTCCGATGTCCGCCGTTTTGAGCGCGGTGATCTTCAACGCACTCATACTCGTGTTTTTGGTTCCGCTCGCTTTGCGAGGAGTGGAATATCGCCCGTTAGGTGCCGATACGGTTCTTGCTCGAAACGTTTTCATTTACGGTTTCGGCGGAATTATTCTTCCTTTCTTTGGAATTAAACTCATCGACGTAGTGTTGAATTATGTTCAAGGTTGGTTTGTATGA
- the kdpC gene encoding potassium-transporting ATPase subunit KdpC: MRRIFSQFIFWTILCGLIYPFLIYGIGKLSFSKESQGSLIMRKGKIVGSELLSQKFESPKFFQARPSAGGYNPESGSASNLGFTSETLRKQVEERKNYWLSRGGDAKVPSELVFASGSGLDPHLSPAAVEYQLPLVVKARGFNEEQTQHVKLLIKNSTEYPQWGIFGEEKINVLKLNLSLENYVEGSALSKTESSVN, from the coding sequence ATGAGAAGAATCTTCTCTCAGTTTATATTTTGGACGATCCTTTGCGGATTGATTTATCCTTTCTTAATTTACGGAATCGGAAAGCTTTCTTTCTCGAAAGAAAGTCAAGGATCGCTGATCATGAGAAAAGGAAAAATAGTCGGCTCGGAATTACTTTCTCAAAAATTCGAATCCCCGAAATTTTTCCAGGCGAGACCCTCTGCAGGAGGCTATAACCCTGAATCCGGATCCGCCAGTAACCTAGGTTTTACGAGCGAAACGCTTCGTAAACAAGTGGAAGAACGGAAAAACTATTGGCTGTCGAGGGGAGGCGACGCCAAAGTTCCTTCCGAGTTGGTTTTTGCTTCGGGTAGCGGCTTAGATCCGCATTTAAGTCCGGCAGCGGTCGAATACCAACTCCCTCTTGTCGTAAAAGCGAGAGGATTCAACGAAGAGCAAACCCAGCATGTGAAGCTGTTGATTAAAAACTCGACGGAATATCCGCAATGGGGAATTTTCGGTGAAGAAAAAATCAACGTCTTGAAACTGAATTTGTCTTTGGAGAATTATGTCGAAGGTTCCGCATTATCGAAAACGGAATCTTCGGTGAATTGA
- a CDS encoding sensor histidine kinase: protein MAYPEEKRPDPDELLSRIEGKTSSRGKLKIFFGMAAGVGKTFEMLRDAQKAKSEGRDIVVGYLETHKRAETEAQAADLEIIPRKKSKYKNVELEEMDLDAVLERKPDLVLVDELAHTNVPGSRHPKRYQDVLEILDNGIDVYSTLNVQHLESRANIVEELSGAPVAERVPDSILEVADEVELVDLVPEDLVKRLKEGKIYPPEKVPGALLSFFRIPNLTALRELSLSYTSKLVDRELARLEPTRDSKLSEKILVAISSSPASGELIRHAKRMAFLLKCSWVTIYIEDGRSLSAENRKQLHSHLQLARELGAEILSLPEKDLVQGILRAVDRTKATHVVIGRTTRNRFWQFLEGGTLLERLTSESANFQLVVVPSGEGKYENFRPLWWVGKSGPIQYFLSFLSLLAVTSVNLLTLNIIGYWSIGLVYLFFVMLISLFAGRGPVLITAALSALLWNFLFIPPRFTFFIGKLEDWMMFVMYFVLAMVLGVFTTRLRSREDALKHGEEAISSLYELSLALSRTHTADGIVSASIELLSKTFGCPIFIVITDKDGRLERSAHPKSTFVPEAREFALASWSYQNRKPSGNSTDTVPLSRGLYLPLLSPGGCFGVLGLDREGREPLEPGVDALLHSMLNQIALAVERIQLLGLRENARMVEESERLHSALFNSVSHEFRTPLTIIRASLDLLDGTVDRSAEKEISLLAEVRSAYRKLERLVNNLLDMTRLESGRLKLDLQWEDPADLVLGAVAEEESERGSHRLTSEVDQNMPLVRLDNRIMQQVLIHLIQNAFLHTPEGTPVTVRASVPRDHLLLVVEDKGPGIPKGEEERIFDKFTKVSSYAHGTGLGLSICKGLVEAQGGRIWAENRPEGGARFLIRIPVMTFPPLEEDIG, encoded by the coding sequence ATGGCATATCCTGAGGAAAAAAGACCGGATCCGGACGAGCTTCTCTCCAGAATAGAGGGTAAAACTTCCTCTAGAGGGAAGCTTAAGATTTTTTTCGGAATGGCTGCGGGCGTCGGTAAAACTTTCGAGATGCTTCGCGACGCCCAAAAGGCTAAGTCGGAAGGCCGAGACATAGTCGTCGGGTATCTGGAAACTCATAAGCGAGCGGAAACGGAAGCCCAGGCAGCCGATCTGGAAATTATTCCGAGGAAAAAATCCAAGTATAAAAACGTCGAATTGGAAGAAATGGATCTAGATGCGGTCTTGGAGCGAAAGCCGGATTTAGTGTTAGTCGATGAATTAGCTCATACGAATGTTCCGGGTTCTCGGCATCCGAAGCGATACCAGGACGTCCTGGAAATTCTGGATAATGGGATCGACGTGTATTCCACTTTGAACGTCCAGCATTTGGAAAGCAGGGCCAATATCGTCGAGGAACTTTCCGGGGCACCCGTAGCGGAACGGGTTCCCGATTCGATTCTGGAGGTCGCGGACGAGGTGGAACTTGTGGATCTTGTTCCGGAAGACCTAGTTAAGCGATTGAAAGAAGGAAAAATTTATCCGCCCGAAAAAGTTCCAGGCGCCTTACTTTCTTTTTTTAGAATTCCTAATTTGACCGCATTGCGCGAGCTCTCTTTGAGTTACACCTCCAAGCTTGTCGATAGAGAATTGGCTCGTCTCGAGCCGACCCGGGATTCCAAGTTATCGGAGAAAATTCTGGTCGCAATCAGTTCGTCGCCGGCTTCGGGGGAATTAATCCGGCACGCAAAAAGAATGGCCTTCCTTTTGAAATGTAGTTGGGTTACGATTTACATCGAAGACGGAAGAAGTTTATCGGCGGAAAACAGAAAGCAACTCCATTCGCATTTGCAACTGGCTCGCGAACTTGGTGCGGAAATTTTAAGCCTTCCTGAGAAGGATTTGGTTCAGGGGATTTTAAGAGCCGTGGATCGAACAAAGGCCACGCACGTAGTAATCGGGAGAACAACCAGAAATCGATTTTGGCAATTTTTAGAAGGCGGGACCTTACTGGAACGGCTGACTTCCGAATCGGCGAATTTTCAATTGGTGGTTGTTCCGAGTGGAGAAGGGAAATATGAAAATTTCAGACCTCTTTGGTGGGTAGGGAAATCGGGTCCCATACAATATTTCCTATCATTCCTTTCCCTTTTAGCGGTCACTTCCGTCAATCTTTTGACGCTGAACATAATCGGTTACTGGTCTATAGGTTTAGTTTATCTTTTTTTTGTAATGCTGATCTCCTTGTTTGCCGGTAGAGGTCCGGTGCTGATTACCGCGGCTCTCTCTGCCTTACTATGGAATTTTCTGTTTATTCCTCCTCGATTCACTTTCTTTATAGGAAAGCTCGAGGACTGGATGATGTTTGTGATGTATTTCGTGCTCGCCATGGTTTTAGGCGTGTTTACGACTCGTTTGAGATCCAGGGAGGACGCCTTAAAGCACGGAGAAGAGGCGATTTCGTCTCTCTATGAATTGTCCCTCGCTCTTTCCCGCACGCACACGGCGGACGGAATTGTGAGCGCGTCCATAGAACTACTATCTAAGACGTTCGGTTGTCCAATCTTTATCGTAATTACCGATAAGGACGGACGCTTGGAAAGGTCCGCTCATCCGAAGAGTACATTCGTTCCCGAAGCAAGGGAATTCGCGTTAGCGTCCTGGTCTTACCAAAATAGGAAACCTTCGGGTAATTCCACCGACACAGTTCCGCTTTCTCGAGGATTATATCTCCCGTTGTTATCGCCGGGCGGATGTTTCGGAGTGCTCGGATTGGATCGGGAAGGGAGAGAACCCTTAGAACCCGGAGTGGACGCGTTATTGCACTCCATGCTGAACCAAATCGCCTTAGCCGTGGAAAGGATTCAGTTGCTCGGCCTGCGCGAAAACGCGAGAATGGTGGAAGAATCCGAAAGGCTGCATTCGGCGTTATTCAATTCGGTTAGCCATGAATTTCGAACTCCTTTAACCATTATTCGCGCCTCTTTAGATCTTTTGGATGGTACGGTGGATCGGTCGGCAGAAAAGGAAATTTCTCTGTTAGCCGAGGTGCGTAGCGCGTATCGAAAATTGGAAAGACTGGTAAACAATCTTTTAGATATGACCCGCTTGGAGTCGGGTAGGCTGAAACTGGATCTGCAATGGGAGGATCCCGCCGATCTGGTATTGGGCGCCGTCGCGGAAGAGGAATCCGAAAGAGGATCGCATCGTTTAACGTCGGAAGTGGACCAAAACATGCCTCTGGTTCGATTAGACAATCGCATCATGCAGCAAGTGTTAATTCATCTCATTCAGAACGCTTTTCTGCATACGCCGGAGGGAACTCCCGTAACCGTACGTGCGAGCGTTCCGCGAGACCATCTTCTCTTAGTCGTAGAGGATAAAGGACCCGGCATTCCGAAGGGTGAGGAAGAGCGGATTTTCGATAAATTCACGAAAGTTTCCTCGTACGCTCACGGAACGGGACTCGGCCTTTCCATTTGTAAAGGTTTGGTCGAGGCGCAAGGCGGTCGTATCTGGGCGGAGAATCGGCCGGAAGGCGGGGCTCGATTCCTGATTCGGATCCCGGTTATGACCTTCCCGCCTTTGGAGGAAGACATTGGGTAG